A DNA window from Cydia splendana chromosome 24, ilCydSple1.2, whole genome shotgun sequence contains the following coding sequences:
- the LOC134802268 gene encoding uncharacterized protein LOC134802268: protein MNYILYTFLALLTATSSVSSRTSVQWNPNLSSAEIKLNRAFNPAAIDMDYVGDSVERRLSPRTAEVTDKERTRTDPDSSPIVVFINDPEVFEDYRKMKKRNQGTSSESDNRVSYKDILQFLIQVDARLKEQEGRPINLNSLENVKLINFFRDFRRRNDGEYIDDDSESEEESKKFKEESKSSIERPPEKRKKPVLSEERYSKPRVKVGRQKNDVPVKRFNFLRTSKPYVGKRGIYEEK from the exons CTCTCTTGACTGCAACCTCGTCCGTATCTTCACGAACATCGGTCCAATGGAACCCCAACTTGAGTTCTGCTGAAATCAAGCTGAACAGGGCCTTCAATCCTGCTG caATAGACATGGATTATGTCGGAGACAGCGTCGAAAGGAGACTTTCACCGAGGACTGCTGAA GTAACTGATAAGGAGAGAACAAGAACGGACCCCGATTCGTCCCCAATTGTCGTGTTCATTAATGACCCTGAGGTCTTCGAGGACTATCGGAAGATGAAGAAAAGAAATCAAGG AACATCATCAGAAAGTGACAACAGAGTCAGTTACAAAGATATCCTGCAGTTCCTTATCCAAGTGGACGCCCGACTCAAGGAGCAAGAAG GGCGCCCGATCAACCTTAATTCGCTCGAAAACGTCAAGCTAATTAACTTCTTTCGAGATTTCCGAAGACGTAACGACGGAGAATACATAGACGATGATTCAGAATCAGAAGAAGAGAGCAAGAAATTTAAGGAAGAAAGTAAAAGTAGCATAGAGCGTCCACCCGAGAAACGTAAGAAGCCAGTTCTGAGCGAGGAGAGGTATTCTAAGCCGAGAGTGAAAGTGGGCCGTCAGAAAAATGACGTCCCGGTAAAAAGATTCAACTTTTTAAGGACGTCAAAACCGTATGTAGGTAAACGGGGTATTTATGAggagaaataa